A genomic region of Runella rosea contains the following coding sequences:
- the porL gene encoding type IX secretion system motor protein PorL/GldL, which yields MAAQKQGVFWSKIVPTAYALGAAVVIIGAWAKITHIEGGGEILTVGLLTEAVIFVLYAVQSFLYPASEEYAWEKVYPELADDAAPVPSRKEEKKGVGLTANMDKMLAEANITPDIFNNLGKGFKNLTDTVSKIGDLTDATIATNDYAKNVKTASSSINDMNKSYGVAINAMSSMADATKDAQQYRDQFQNITKNMGALNAVYELELQDTTKHLKAMNAFYGNLTNAMANMADATKESQQFKAEISKLTTNITALNNVYGNMLTAMRG from the coding sequence ATGGCAGCACAAAAACAAGGTGTTTTCTGGAGTAAAATAGTCCCTACTGCTTATGCGCTTGGAGCAGCCGTTGTAATCATCGGTGCTTGGGCAAAAATTACTCACATCGAAGGTGGTGGTGAGATTTTGACAGTTGGTCTTTTGACCGAAGCTGTGATTTTTGTTTTGTACGCAGTACAAAGCTTTTTATACCCTGCTTCTGAAGAATACGCGTGGGAAAAAGTATACCCTGAATTAGCAGACGATGCGGCTCCAGTACCTTCGCGTAAAGAAGAGAAAAAAGGAGTTGGTTTGACTGCCAACATGGATAAAATGTTAGCCGAAGCCAACATTACTCCCGATATCTTCAACAATCTTGGTAAAGGATTTAAAAATTTAACAGATACAGTATCTAAAATTGGAGACTTGACCGATGCAACTATTGCAACCAACGATTACGCTAAAAACGTAAAAACGGCATCATCTTCAATCAATGATATGAATAAGTCTTACGGTGTGGCTATCAATGCAATGTCTTCTATGGCTGATGCAACCAAAGATGCCCAACAATACCGTGACCAATTCCAAAACATTACCAAGAATATGGGCGCTCTTAATGCCGTGTATGAATTGGAATTGCAGGATACAACCAAGCACCTCAAGGCCATGAATGCGTTTTATGGTAACTTGACAAATGCAATGGCGAACATGGCGGATGCTACCAAAGAATCACAGCAGTTTAAGGCTGAAATATCAAAATTGACAACAAATATTACAGCCCTGAACAATGTGTACGGTAATATGCTAACCGCAATGCGAGGTTAA